In one window of Mytilus trossulus isolate FHL-02 chromosome 7, PNRI_Mtr1.1.1.hap1, whole genome shotgun sequence DNA:
- the LOC134725543 gene encoding ubiquitin-conjugating enzyme E2-17 kDa-like, with translation MALKRLNKELQDITTDPPPGCSAGPVGDDLFKWEASLTGPEESPYKDGIFFLSVQFPTDYPFKPPKVGFKTKIYHPNINSSGAICLDILRSQWSPALTVSKILLSLHALMSEPNPDDPLMPDIAKLYKTDRKKYMQNAREWTRKYAT, from the exons ATGGCTCTAAAACGTTTGAATAAG gaGTTACAAGATATTACAACAGACCCCCCACCAGGTTGTTCTGCAGGACCAGTAGGAGATGATT tatTCAAATGGGAAGCATCATTAACAGGTCCA gAAGAGAGTCCGTATAAAGATGGCATATTTTTCCTCTCAGTACAGTTCCCTACAGATTATCCTTTTAAACCACCAAAA GTAGGATTCAAAACAAAGATATATCATCCAAACATAAATAGTAGTGGAGCTATATGCTTAGATATTCTAAGATCTCAATGGTCGCCAGCATTAACAGTATCAAAAA ttttATTGTCACTGCATGCCTTAATGTCAGAACCAAACCCAGACGATCCGTTAATGCCTGATATAGCCAAGTTATACAAGACTGATAGGAAAAAATACATGCAGAATGCTCGGGAATGGACCAGAAAATATGCTACCTGA